A stretch of Aedes aegypti strain LVP_AGWG chromosome 2, AaegL5.0 Primary Assembly, whole genome shotgun sequence DNA encodes these proteins:
- the LOC5571346 gene encoding adult-specific cuticular protein ACP-20: protein MLKILLLIGAVLFITVEPHPAKPKTLYLTKVKHVPVEYYEDAEKVKPKSHHLGEVDSDLGSEHIDYYAYPMYKFEYGVKDMKTGDHKSQWEMRDGDVVKGSYTLDEPDGTQRIVEYRADDKHGFEAIVKTIRPLHHRQQYLAEQQQQGAEGLEGQGHHHNVGQSYSKLKKYA from the exons ATGCTCAAGATACTTTTACTTATCGGTGCTGTACTGTTTATTACGGTTGAACCACATCCCGCAAAACCAAAAACACTTTATCTCACCAAAGTGAAACATGTTCCAGTGGAGTATTACGAAGATGCTGAGAAAGTGAAACCAAAGTCTCATCATTTAGGAGAGGTCGATAGTGATTTGGGCTCGGAGCACATAGATTACTATGCTTATCCCATGTACAAGTTCGAATATGGTGTCAAAGATATGAAAACAGGTGATCACAAAAGTCAATGGGAGATGCGGGACGGTGATGTCGTGAAAG GATCCTACACTCTGGATGAGCCGGATGGCACCCAACGCATCGTGGAATATCGCGCCGACGATAAACACGGATTCGAAGCCATTGTGAAAACGATCCGGCCTCTTCACCATCGACAGCAGTATCTAGCggaacaacagcaacagggcgCGGAAGGCTTGGAAGGACAAGGTCATCATCACAACGTGGGTCAAAGTTATagcaaattgaaaaaatacgcCTGA